Within the Glycine soja cultivar W05 chromosome 3, ASM419377v2, whole genome shotgun sequence genome, the region TGTGCTACAAGATGCCCTTGATCACAAACCACCCTTCACATGCAAGCCACAACCTAGTCCTCCTTGCTATACCTTCCACCAAAGCCACCCTCAACTGCGTGGCATGTGGGAACCATGTCACGGGCTTCTGCTACCACTGTGCCGAATGCAGCATATTCTTTCATTCTTTGTGTCTTGCACTTCCTGTTTCCCTCGCTATCACTTATCATCCCCACAAAATCAAGCTTGAGTTTTCAGCACCATATCATTTCTTCTGTGACTTGTGCAACAAACCCAGTTACAATAATAACGGGTGGCTATATAGGTGCAACATGTGTGAATTCGATACACATATAGCTTGTGCAGTTGAAAACTTAGAGCCCCATTCGTTCAAAAACGAATCTTTCCATCAATCAAGCCCCTTGTTAAGGCAACTCACGAGTGATCACCGAGTGGAACACAAAAGGGTTAGTGCAAGTGTAGGTGATAGTTGCAAAGGGTATGATGAGTATGAGATCATGCGTTTGGTGGCACAACAAATAATTGGTGGGGGAATCAGAGAAAATTCTGATAGTGCAGTTGCTGGATGGGACAAGAGATTATATAGTATTCCAtggaaaaagcttaacaaaacTGGGAGTGGGAAGATGAAGATTATTAGTGAACTTGAATTACAAGAAAAAGAACTAAGTCCTGCTCAACTTCTATTAAAGTTAGAAGAAAGAACACCACTTAGGGATAAATCCACACCATTTTCTGATCATTTGGGCACACCGTATAGTAACCAATATAGTGACTCATATTTTTCAATAGATTTGGCAAAGTCATATTCAAACCAACATGGACATAGAAGTCAGGTACCAAGAGAAGGTGGTAGTGACCACATAACTCGAGATGTTACTATGCCAGAGAGAGTTGTGAGCAATTCTGGACAACGTGAAGAACCATTCGGTCTAGTTAATTGGCCATTCAATGATTCATAGGGTGTGGGGCAACAGAATAAGGTGAACAACGCAACGTTTTACATCAAAGAAGGACGAACTAGTTATTTTGGGAAATCAAGCCAGAGAGTCGTGAAGAAAAATCCTAAC harbors:
- the LOC114405242 gene encoding uncharacterized protein LOC114405242, translated to MGSAHKDPNVFHFSHPHPLECTTPPSTGNNVIICFGCKLKVKHGEDYYECKTCAFSLHNVCYKMPLITNHPSHASHNLVLLAIPSTKATLNCVACGNHVTGFCYHCAECSIFFHSLCLALPVSLAITYHPHKIKLEFSAPYHFFCDLCNKPSYNNNGWLYRCNMCEFDTHIACAVENLEPHSFKNESFHQSSPLLRQLTSDHRVEHKRVSASVGDSCKGYDEYEIMRLVAQQIIGGGIRENSDSAVAGWDKRLYSIPWKKLNKTGSGKMKIISELELQEKELSPAQLLLKLEERTPLRDKSTPFSDHLGTPYSNQYSDSYFSIDLAKSYSNQHGHRSQVPREGGSDHITRDVTMPERVVSNSGQREEPFGLVNWPFNDS